A genome region from Sphingobium sp. CR2-8 includes the following:
- a CDS encoding cystathionine gamma-synthase family protein — protein sequence MTGDTPPDLSPDLSEADLTGVEAPRNRRRPKAPIMEIDGRKLKPATLMMGHGYDPTLSEGSLKPPIFLTSTFAFESAAAGKRHFEGVTGIRPGGSEGLVYSRFNGPNQEICEDRLSVWEEAEDALLFSSGMSAIATTLLALVQPGDVIVHSAPLYAATESLIGRILGKFGVQWLDFPAGATEDEIGAVIEKAKGLGRVALLYLESPANPTNVLVDVEAVVAQRDLRFAGDAHVPPVAIDNTFLGPLWLKPLAHGADLVIYSLTKYAGGHSDLVAGGVLGTNALINSIRLMRNTIGTILDPHSAWMLLRSLETLELRMSRAGENAQKVCTWLKDQPQVEKIVYLGFPETERQADIYRRHCTGAGSTFSLYLRGGEAEAFAFLDALKIAKLAVSLGGTETLASHPAAMTHLSVPAERKQALGIGDNMVRISIGCEDADDLIADFAQALRQVG from the coding sequence ATGACCGGCGACACCCCGCCCGATCTTTCGCCCGATCTTTCGGAAGCCGACCTCACCGGCGTGGAAGCCCCGCGCAACCGCCGCCGCCCCAAGGCCCCGATCATGGAAATCGACGGCCGCAAATTGAAGCCCGCCACCTTGATGATGGGTCATGGCTATGACCCGACCCTATCGGAAGGGTCGCTCAAGCCGCCCATCTTCCTGACCTCCACTTTCGCTTTCGAAAGCGCGGCCGCAGGCAAGCGCCATTTTGAAGGCGTCACCGGCATCCGCCCTGGCGGGTCGGAAGGTCTGGTCTATTCCCGCTTCAACGGTCCCAATCAGGAGATTTGCGAGGATCGCCTGTCGGTCTGGGAAGAGGCGGAGGACGCGCTCCTCTTTTCCAGCGGCATGTCGGCGATCGCGACGACCTTGCTGGCGCTGGTCCAGCCCGGCGATGTCATCGTGCATAGCGCGCCGCTTTACGCTGCGACCGAATCGTTGATCGGACGCATATTGGGCAAGTTCGGGGTGCAATGGCTCGATTTCCCTGCGGGCGCGACCGAAGACGAGATTGGCGCGGTGATCGAAAAGGCCAAGGGATTGGGCCGTGTCGCCCTGCTCTATCTGGAAAGCCCGGCCAATCCTACCAACGTGCTGGTCGATGTGGAGGCCGTGGTCGCGCAGCGCGACTTGCGGTTCGCGGGCGACGCCCATGTGCCCCCGGTCGCGATCGACAACACGTTTCTGGGGCCATTGTGGCTCAAGCCCCTGGCCCATGGCGCCGACCTCGTGATCTACAGCCTGACCAAATATGCTGGCGGCCATAGCGATCTGGTCGCGGGCGGGGTGCTGGGCACCAACGCGCTGATCAACAGCATCCGCCTGATGCGCAACACGATCGGCACCATCCTTGACCCGCATAGCGCCTGGATGCTGCTGCGCAGCCTGGAGACGCTGGAATTGCGGATGAGCCGGGCGGGAGAGAATGCGCAGAAGGTCTGCACCTGGCTGAAGGACCAGCCGCAGGTGGAGAAGATCGTCTATCTGGGCTTTCCTGAAACCGAGAGGCAGGCCGACATCTATCGCCGCCATTGCACCGGCGCGGGATCGACCTTCTCGCTTTACCTGAGAGGCGGCGAAGCGGAAGCCTTCGCTTTTCTCGATGCGCTCAAAATCGCCAAGCTGGCCGTCAGTCTGGGCGGCACCGAGACGTTGGCCAGCCATCCCGCCGCAATGACCCACCTGTCCGTTCCCGCGGAGCGAAAGCAGGCACTGGGCATCGGCGACAATATGGTGCGCATCTCGATCGGCTGTGAGGATGCGGACGATCTGATCGCCGACTTCGCTCAGGCCTTGCGGCAGGTCGGTTGA